TTATTCAAATTGAAACACACGTAAGGGTTCAAATAAAATAAAGAGCAAGATAAAAGCGCAACCATGAGGTACCATGGAGATGCCACTGATGGTCAACAAGATCATCTTGAAGTAGTGTATGAAATTCTCGGTTCTTGATGCTTGTGTGCGGAAATGGATTCTTCCCATAAAAGAGAAGCCAACAAATTTTCTTTACATTTTTCTAAGGGAAATAAAGGCTTGATCAGAAGCTACACATCTCGTTCACTCGTTGTCTAAAACTGAACATCTTATACTACTCActatgaaactactactagctagcAACAACCAATCCCCATCCCCCCAGACAGCTACCTCGGTCCAGACAGCTCCATCTCCTCCGCCATGTCGATGGACCGCGCCTCGTCGCTGCCGAGGCTGCTGCCGCCGTTGTCATGGTAGTCGTTGAAGGAGCCCCACCCGTCGGGGTCGCTGCGGTGGCCGTCGTGGCCAAGGCCGTCGTGCGGCGTCCGGTTGGTGGCCTCCCATTTGTCGGCGAGGCCGTCGCCTTCGAGCATCCGCACCACCTCGGCCATCCTCGGCCGGTGAGACGGCTGGAACTGGGTGCAGAGCAGGGCGACCTGCACCATCTCGGCCACCTCGATCCTGTCGTAGTGAGGGCCCAGCTCTTGGTCGACCAGCAACTCCAGCATCTTCTCCTGGTGCACCTTCCTCACCTTTCAAATGAACAGACCAAACATATATGCTATCAGATACAAAATGCTTTGGTGTTCGGCTTCAATGGAGACAGAGTAGAGAAGCATGGACATGGCGCGTACCCAGTCAAGCATGACGCCCTTGTGGGAGAGGCTGAGGCCGGAGCCCTTGCCGACCTCGAGCGCGCGCTGGCCGGTGACGAGCTCCAGCAGCAGGACGCCGAAGCCGAAGACGTCCGTCTTGTCGGAGGACTGGCCCGTGGAGAGGTACTCGGGGGCGATGTGGCCGACGGTGCCGCGCACGGCGGTGGTGACGTGCGAGTCGCCGTGGTCGAGCAGCTTGGCGAGTCCGAAGTCGCCGACGACGGCCTCGTGGTGCTCGTCCAGCAGCACGTTGGCGGCCTTGACGTCCCGGTGGATGATCTTGGGGTCGCACTGCTCGTGCAGGTACAGCAGCCCCCGCGCCGCCCCCACCGCGATCCGCTTCCGCGTCTGCCACCCCAGCGCCGGCTTCCCTGCAACACACACGGCAAACCCCAAAcatcatacatacatacatgcatgcatacatacatacatacaagtgGGAACGTACTGTACATACGTTCCCAAGGTACCAGTCTACGTGCCAGATACAGTAGCGTAGCATGTAAATAATGCAGGCTGCAGCAGCGACCAGACACGAGCTCGTAGTACTAGCGGTGTGTGTGTCTGCGTGCTCTGCCGTCTGCCCTGCCTTGCCCTGCCCTCCCTGTCGCGGCTGCAGCAAGCAGGCCGAAAGGAAGCATGAAACAAAACGTAATCCTGGGCTGCGCCTGCGCCCTGGTACTACGTCTACGCCTCCGGCTGGGACCACGTACGTATTCTTGGCCATGGAGTGGGACACGGCCGCGGTTCATGGCATGGCATATCGCCTGTGAACCGACCGGGCGGTGTTCGTGGTCGCGCCCTGCCGCCCGTGCCCCGCCGTAAGTGGCCACTGGGCAGTGAAGTAACTGTAGTGACTGGAGCACCGCACCGCTGCAGTAGTCATGGTGCAGGGGCGTGCCGGGCGCCGCGGCAGGCGGTCAGGATGCGGACAAAACGTGAGCGCGGGGCCTGTCTCGCCTGAGCGGCGCTCTGCGTAGGCCGCAGCGACAAGTACAGGGCGCGGTGGGCGCGACCACGCCTGAGGCACTGACTGCCATGCGCAGGGCGTGGCTGGGCAGACTACGGCCTCCCATCCCATGCATGCATGGTCCCCTGCCCGCGGACCGCCCCGTCGGTCTCACTCTCACTCTCGGTCACGGCCGGCGCCAACGTTAACGTGTATGTAATGCATCGGTGCATGTGACGTATGATACGTACCTCGGAGGCGGGCGGCGACGGAGCCGTTGGGCATGAAGGGGTAGACGAGGAGGCGctcgccggaggcggcggcgcagaagcCGAGGAGGCGGAGCAGGTGGCGGTGCACGGCGAGGCTGATCATCTCCACCTCCGTGCGGAACTGCGCCTCCCCGGACGCGCCGCTGGGGTCCTTGAGCCGCTTCACGGCCACCGCCGTGCCGTCCGCGAGCCGGCCCCGGTACACGTCCCCGAACCCGCCCCTGCCCAGGATGTTCTTCGCGCTGAACCCGTCCGTGGCCGCGTGCAACTCCCGCAGCCCGAACTGCCGCACGTtccctagccgcgccgccaccatgCCGCCCTCCAAATCCCTACCACCTTGCTCTGCTGCATCCAATAGTGAACCATTGACACGATGTTCAATCGACGTGCTACGTGCAGAGGCGTGGCAGAGGAGGAGGATGATCGACGGCGGCGCTTACCGAGGAGGGAGGGGCAGCGGTGCCGGCGCCGGCGGCTCCAAAGGAGGCAGGACACGGCGAAAAGCAGCAGGGAGGAGGCGCCCAGGCCTGTCCCTACCCCCACTCCCACCGCGCCAGCCTTTGACCTGCTCCCTGCACAAGAATGCCCAAACAAAATTAAACGTTGATGATCCCTAGCTCAGCTCAGCTGTTGTCCCCACAGTACGGGAAGAGTGGAGGAGAGACGTCTGCTCCCAATCGCAGTCGCAGTCGCAATCGCGCGCTACAGGGCAAAGGAAGAGTGGGGCGGAAAGGAACGGAAGACAGAACTCTCGCTCTCCACCACGCACTCCCAGAAAGCAAAGCAAAGCAAAGCAAAAGCAGCCACGACTAGACAGGCAGGGGTAGCAATGGATAGAGGTTAGGGTGTGCTCACTGCTGCTCGGGGTGGACGTGGATTCCAGCGGGAAGGGCCCGGTGGCCGGCGCCAGCGCGGCGGCGCACTCCCCATGGCTGCCGCAGATCATCGGATTGCCCACGATGCTGCACAAGACACAAGTACAAGTTCATTTGGTTAGAGAAGTGCGGCATTGGGTTCGATGTGTGCTCtttaaaatcaaaaaattggacaaGAGGACGAGTGCACACTTGAAGCTTCTTGTGGGGAAGAGCGGAACAGGGCCGGAGAGGTTGTTGTAGGACAAGTCCCTGGGGACACGAGCAGCAACGGGCATTGGATCACGGGTTAAATTCAGCCGATTAAAGGGACAAAATGGTGGGGATGATTTGCTAGTAGAGCTTACAGGAAGGAGAGCTGTGGGATGCTGGCCAGCGACGCGGGGAACGGCCCCGACAAGCTGTTGTTGTTTAGCCTCCTACAGCGAAAAACAACATATAAACATCTAACTTAACTATTGAACAATCGTCCATGTATTGGCTACTGGGTAGTACGTAGTGGTAACAGTACTGAGGGGTGGCTCACTCACAGGTACCGGAGCTTGGACAGGCGGCCCAGCGTGTCGGGCGCGCGGCCGGAGAAGCGGTTGTTGGAGAGGTCCAGCGTCTGCAGCCTCGGCAGCGCGCCCAGCTCCGGCGGCAGCCGCCCCGTGATGTTGTTGTTCTGCAGCAGCCTGGAAATTACTCACAATCGACCCATCAGTGTGTCTGAACTCTGAAGCGCGCACAAACAAGCAAGAAAGTAACAGAGGTTATCTGGACTGGATGATTACTCACACTTGCTCGAGATTAGTGAGGTTGGCGATCCGCCCGGACAGCGTCCCCGACAAGCCCTGGCTGGGCGCTCCCCTGAAACGCGGCCGGCCGAGACCGATTAACGGAGCTGTGAGAAGGAAGATGATACGGGAGGGAGGGAGCGACGGAGCTTACAGGCCAATGACGAGGTTGCGGGGGGAGCAGGTGATCATGGCCCAGCTGCAGGGGTCGACGGAGTCCTCGTCCCAGTTGCTCAGCACGCCGCGCGAGTCCACCAGCCCCTGCTTGATGGCCACCAGCGCCATCACTGCACGTGAGCCCGCACTCCCGCAGGTGATTAAACTAATCCACCACGACGGCCATAAACAGCGGCAGCAAGTGCGCGGAAAGACGAATACCTTCGGCGTTGAGAGGCTCCGAGGAGAATGCGAGGaatggggcggcggagaggaggaggaggaggacgacgacgacgacggggagGAGTGGAGGGTCAGAGACAGACGACGCCATTGGAGCGGTGGgggggatgatggaggcgaggggCGCCCGAGGAGGGGAGTGAGAAAAGCGTGGGAGGGAGCGGAGCGGAGCAGAGATGAGAGATGATGGGGGGTGGCTTCGCTTTGCTTTGCTTTGCGTCGCTGCTCGCTTTTTCTCGTCTCGTGTCGTGCGACGGTGCGAGCGAGAGCGGGAGagaaagggaaagaaaaggctgcaTGCATGCGATTGCCGTGGCATCTTCCGTTCGAATATCGATGGAACGAAAATGATCATTCGTGCCGTGGAAACTGACGGGTGGGGCCGGCTGGCCGATTGCTCTGTTTCGGAGTTTGTGTGCCGTGCGTTTTCCTTTCTGGTCCGGGGTGTTGGGGGCTGGAAACGAGCCTTTGTTTTGTTCTTTTTCCTTGTTGGGCGTGGTGGTGGTGTTGTGTGAGATGAGAAAAAGATGAGGTAGTCAGCTAGTCATGAGTGCTTGCTAGGGTGGTGGACTGGTGGTGATCATCGTGCCATCGCTTGAAGGGAAAGAGAGGGCACGCTGGCACACGGATGGGGCATTTCATTTTGTCAACACATGTCATGTAAATGCATTCACACAATTCACTAGCTTGTGTTTATCATATCATCTCAGAAACATTTGTTCTTTCAAAAAAAAAGTTAACCGCCCTGCCATTGCATTACCGCCATACGTAACCACTCTTATTATATTAAGCAGAGTGCAATACAATATCAACAATGACCGACCACTACACGATTTGAAACTAACACCCACGGTCAGTCGACTACTTGCGCAATGACGCCTTGGAGAAGGGATACACGCTTCCATGTTCGACCGGAGGTGCTGTGAACAAAAATTCTCTTCCTGATTGCCGAGACCAGCGAATGAAGACCAACACAAGAGCAAGTAGAGAAAGCCTTCAACAAGGTTTTTTTTCgacaaagggtgaattttattggctcaaaatgaagtatcaagaggatacaaacacaatgaaaacacccagcctctgcatatctaggatgcacacagccaacaccaacacacacacaaaaacacgccaccaaatagcaaagtcatataagatcaAAGCTATGCGTAGG
This portion of the Triticum dicoccoides isolate Atlit2015 ecotype Zavitan chromosome 7A, WEW_v2.0, whole genome shotgun sequence genome encodes:
- the LOC119333561 gene encoding probable LRR receptor-like serine/threonine-protein kinase At2g23950 isoform X1, whose product is MASSVSDPPLLPVVVVVLLLLLSAAPFLAFSSEPLNAEVMALVAIKQGLVDSRGVLSNWDEDSVDPCSWAMITCSPRNLVIGLGAPSQGLSGTLSGRIANLTNLEQVLLQNNNITGRLPPELGALPRLQTLDLSNNRFSGRAPDTLGRLSKLRYLRLNNNSLSGPFPASLASIPQLSFLDLSYNNLSGPVPLFPTRSFNIVGNPMICGSHGECAAALAPATGPFPLESTSTPSSRSRSKAGAVGVGVGTGLGASSLLLFAVSCLLWSRRRRHRCPSLLAEQGGRDLEGGMVAARLGNVRQFGLRELHAATDGFSAKNILGRGGFGDVYRGRLADGTAVAVKRLKDPSGASGEAQFRTEVEMISLAVHRHLLRLLGFCAAASGERLLVYPFMPNGSVAARLRGKPALGWQTRKRIAVGAARGLLYLHEQCDPKIIHRDVKAANVLLDEHHEAVVGDFGLAKLLDHGDSHVTTAVRGTVGHIAPEYLSTGQSSDKTDVFGFGVLLLELVTGQRALEVGKGSGLSLSHKGVMLDWVRKVHQEKMLELLVDQELGPHYDRIEVAEMVQVALLCTQFQPSHRPRMAEVVRMLEGDGLADKWEATNRTPHDGLGHDGHRSDPDGWGSFNDYHDNGGSSLGSDEARSIDMAEEMELSGPR
- the LOC119333561 gene encoding probable LRR receptor-like serine/threonine-protein kinase At2g23950 isoform X2 — protein: MASSVSDPPLLPVVVVVLLLLLSAAPFLAFSSEPLNAEVMALVAIKQGLVDSRGVLSNWDEDSVDPCSWAMITCSPRNLVIGLGAPSQGLSGTLSGRIANLTNLEQVLLQNNNITGRLPPELGALPRLQTLDLSNNRFSGRAPDTLGRLSKLRYLRLNNNSLSGPFPASLASIPQLSFLDLSYNNLSGPVPLFPTRSFNIVGNPMICGSHGECAAALAPATGPFPLESTSTPSSRSRSKAGAVGVGVGTGLGASSLLLFAVSCLLWSRRRRHRCPSLLEQGGRDLEGGMVAARLGNVRQFGLRELHAATDGFSAKNILGRGGFGDVYRGRLADGTAVAVKRLKDPSGASGEAQFRTEVEMISLAVHRHLLRLLGFCAAASGERLLVYPFMPNGSVAARLRGKPALGWQTRKRIAVGAARGLLYLHEQCDPKIIHRDVKAANVLLDEHHEAVVGDFGLAKLLDHGDSHVTTAVRGTVGHIAPEYLSTGQSSDKTDVFGFGVLLLELVTGQRALEVGKGSGLSLSHKGVMLDWVRKVHQEKMLELLVDQELGPHYDRIEVAEMVQVALLCTQFQPSHRPRMAEVVRMLEGDGLADKWEATNRTPHDGLGHDGHRSDPDGWGSFNDYHDNGGSSLGSDEARSIDMAEEMELSGPR